A region from the Methanosarcinales archaeon genome encodes:
- a CDS encoding aldo/keto reductase yields the protein MDKNKIALGTVQFGLDYGISNKKGQIPEKEAFEILYESIRSGIDVLDTAYAYGDSELVIGNFIKKHGNVFKIISKLPECDSNDVINVFESSLERLGIDGLYGYMCHSFQHCMDNPEIWSILEELKSEGKIEKIGLSLYYPSELDYIIEKKINVDIIQVPYNIFDRRFEEYFPVLKKMGVEIFVRSVFLQGLVFKKPSELDDYFAKIKCKISDLHSLAAQLNIPVAALCLNFAILNNFVDKVVVGVDSLQNIKEIMLSSVYQADVKNVVLKLYSLREDDENMILPINWKVSR from the coding sequence ATGGATAAAAATAAGATCGCACTGGGAACTGTACAGTTCGGATTGGATTATGGCATCAGCAATAAAAAAGGACAGATCCCTGAAAAAGAGGCATTTGAGATCCTTTATGAATCCATACGATCTGGAATTGACGTTCTTGATACAGCTTATGCATATGGGGATAGTGAACTGGTAATCGGGAATTTCATTAAAAAACATGGAAATGTATTTAAGATCATATCTAAATTGCCAGAATGTGATTCTAATGATGTAATAAACGTATTTGAATCTTCATTGGAAAGGCTTGGTATTGACGGGCTATACGGATACATGTGTCACAGCTTCCAGCATTGCATGGATAATCCTGAAATATGGAGTATATTAGAGGAACTGAAATCTGAGGGCAAAATCGAAAAGATAGGACTCTCATTATATTATCCCTCTGAACTTGATTACATTATCGAGAAGAAGATTAATGTTGATATCATTCAGGTGCCATACAACATTTTTGACAGGCGGTTTGAGGAGTATTTCCCGGTGCTCAAAAAGATGGGGGTGGAAATATTTGTCAGGTCTGTGTTCCTTCAGGGGTTGGTTTTTAAAAAACCATCCGAATTGGATGATTATTTTGCAAAAATAAAATGCAAAATCTCAGATCTTCATTCACTGGCTGCACAACTTAATATTCCAGTTGCTGCGCTGTGCCTTAACTTTGCAATTCTTAATAACTTCGTGGATAAGGTCGTTGTTGGAGTTGATAGTCTGCAAAACATTAAAGAAATTATGTTATCATCTGTTTATCAGGCCGATGTTAAAAATGTAGTCCTGAAGCTTTATTCATTAAGAGAAGACGATGAGAATATGATTTTACCTATAAACTGGAAGGTAAGCAGATAA